The following nucleotide sequence is from Peribacillus sp. ACCC06369.
AATGAATACAATAAAAACTAAAATGTTTGAACCTGTAACAATAGGTGCATGGAACTTAAGAACAAGAACGGCAATGGCTCCTATGACACGGTCGTTTGCCGATAACGAAACCGGTGTTGTAAATGACCTGACCGTAGAATATTACCGAAAACGGGCTCAAGATGGAATCGGACTTATCATTACTGAAGGTGTAGTGATTTCACCAAGAGCAAAGGGCAATCCTGGAGTTCCCGGAATATATACACAAGAGCAAATCAACGGGTGGAAAAAAGTAACGGAAGCTGTACACGCTGAAGGCGGAACGATCATAGCGCAAATCTGGCATGTTGGCCGTGCAAGCCACCATGAAATTGCAGGAGGACTTCCTCCGCAGGCTCCTTCTCCTATCGCTGCTGAAGGAAAGGTTTCACGATTCGGAAAACCTTTTGATACTCCTGAAGAAATGACAGAGACGGATATTGAAGAAGTGGTGAACCAATATAAACAAGCTGCTAAGAATGCGATGGATGCTGGCTTTGACGGCGTTGAAATTCATGGCGCACACGGCTACTTAATAGACCAGTTCAATTCCGACACTTCCAATAAAAGGACCGATCGGTACGGTGGTAATTTAAAACAGCGTCTGACCTTTATGAAGGAAGTGCTAAACGCGGTTATTGATGCGGTTGGAGTGGATCGTACCCTTATTCGTTTCTCAGCTTTGAAAATTGACCAGCCGTCTTACATGTGGGAAGATCCTGAAACAGCGATCCAAACATTTATTGAAGCGTTTAAAGAAACAGGAGTCACAATGATCCACCCGTCCACGATGGAATTCACCAAACCGATTGCAAGAGGATTAACCATGCATGAATTGGTACGCAGCCACTGGGATGGAATAATAGTTGGAGTGGGGGGGCTTGATCCTGAAACAGCAGAAGCTTCACTGGAAAAAGGCATCATTGATGTTGCGGCAATCGGACGTCCGCTTATCGCCAACCCGGATTATCTAACACGAATTAAGCAGGATGAAAAACTTGTTGATTACGAGGCAAAGAAACATTTAGGGCAACTGATTTAATAGAGAAAAAACAAAGCCTTTCTTAAGAGGCCAGTGCACCGAAGTAACCATTCATTTTTTCTCTCAATTAACTGATGCGATTCTTCATTAAGAAGGGTCGCCTTTTCTTATGGAACTAAAAGTGGTGAATAGTGATATGTATTTGGTAAGCTTACTGGTCATTTTAATAAATAAGGTGAGGAAACGGGGATATCAATGGAATGAATCATGGTTATCGGAGTGTCCGCGGGTGTCGGAAAATCAACTTTTGCAAGAAGGCTTGGAGATAACAGATAATCTGCGGGGTGGGGGGATATGCTGAAAAAAGGACAACATTAACAAGGAGTGAAGACTCTCCAAAGCGAGATTGAATTCATATATATATTATTTGGAGTAGCATCATCATTCATAAATGAAAAGGATATTGAGGTTCTATGTTTCTAACAAAACATATTATTCTAGAGTTTCGACATTATATTGACAATAATATAGTTACTCTTTAGAATTGAAAATGATTCTCAATATGGTACTGGAGGCACCAATGTTATGTCAAAAAGAAGAAACAGCAAACAAGTGTTATTTATATCTGCCATCGTTTTAATTTTATCAACGCTTTTACTTGGATGTACAAATGAATCAAAAGAAAATTCAACTTCAAATAAAGACAGTAAAGACATGCTTACTTTTGCTTGGCCTAGAGATATAGGTGAAATGAATCCGCATGTCTATAATCCTTCTCAATTATTCGCTCAATCGATGGTATATGAACCTTTGGTTAGCTACCAAGATGGAGGCGAGCTGAAACCACATTTAGCTGAATCTTGGGAAATTTCCAAGGATGGGAAGGAATATACGTTCAACCTGCGTCAAGATGTGAAATTTTCTGACGGTACAAGCTTTAATGCTGAAATTGTGAAAAAGAACTTTGATGCTATATTGAAGAATGTTGATTTACATAGTTGGTTGGGCTTTATTCCCAAAGTGGATCAAACGGAGGTAATTGACCAAAACACGTTTAAACTAACATTAAAGGAGCCATATTATCCTACTATTCAAGAGTTAGCCGTCGTTCGTCCAGTCCGTTTCTTAGGTGATGCTGGATTCCCTAAAGATGGTGACACTTCAAAAGGCGTTACAAAACCAGTCGGTACAGGTCCATGGATTTTGGAAGAATATAAAGCAGATGAATATGCTATTTTCAAACGCAATGAAAATTATTGGGGTGAGCTCCCTAAAGTAAAGAAAATCAAAGTCAAGATCATTCCTGATGCTGAAACCCGAGTTCTTGCTTTTGAAAAAGGAGACCTAGACCTTATTTATGGTGAAGGGGTTATCAGTCTAGATTCGTTCAAACAATTAGAAACAACAGGTACCTATGAGACTAGTATTTCTGAGCCGGTTGCGACAAGACAACTAGTTATGAATACGAAGAAAGATCAGCTTTCAGATATACGTGTTCGTCAGGCGTTACAATATGGATTTAATAAAAAAGCAATGGTTGAAGGAGTTACTTCTGGGTTGGAAGAGAAGGCAGATTTTATTTTACCGACAAACTTCCCGTATACTTCAGACATTGATGTAACAGCGATTGATTATAATGTTGAAAAAGCACAAGCTTTATTAGATGAAGCAGGATGGAAGCTGCCAAAAGGAAAAAACGTTCGTGAGAAAGACGGAAAACCACTTGAAATAGAGTTAATGTACGACTCTGCAGAATCGATTCAAAAAGCAATGGCCGAAACATTACAATCTGAGTGGGCGGCACTGGGTGTTAAATTAAATATCGTTGGAGTTGAGCTTACGGTACAAATTCAAAGATTCAAAGCTAATGAATTTGAATTGAATTTCTTTAGTAACTATGGCGCACCCTATGATCCTCATACTTTCGTAAACATCGTTGGTTCAGAAGGATTTGGATTTAACGAAGCCATTTCATCTTATCCGAACAAAGATAAGTTGTTAAAACAAATTGCTGATGTTCCTAGAACAACAGATGAAAAGGAACGTCAAGAACTTTACTCGACTATTTTGGAATCACTGCAAGACCAAGGAGCTATTGTACCTATTTCTTATATTAAGAAAATAGCTGTTTATCAAAAAGATGTATCAAATTTCACATTCCCTGCTAACCGGGATGAACATCCATTCACAGGAATTAGCATCAAGTAGTAAGATACAGGAGGGCTTTCATGGGAACTTATATCTTGAAACGAATTATGGCCATCATTCCCATCTTTCTTTTGGCCACTCTTCTAACGTTTGGAATGATTCACCTTTCACCCGTGGACCCAGCTGAGGCATATTTATCTGCAGCACATATCCAATCTACAGATGAGATATTGGCTCAGAAAAGACATGAGTTTGGCTTAGATCAACCCCTCCATGTTCAATATGTAAACTCTATCATTAAGATATGCCAATTTGATTTTGGCATATCTTATGTTTCGAATAAACCTGTTTGGGACGAGGTTACATATCGAATGCCAGCGACCATTCAGTTAGCTTTAGGTAGCATTATATTAGCGGTCCTGGTCAGTGTCCCTCTTGGATTTTTGGCAGGCATAAAGAAAAACAGTGGTATTGACCATTTTAGTCGAATTCTCTCTTTTTTCGGGGCATCCATCCCTTCTTTTTGGCTTGGTTATTTATTGATTTTTTTCTTTTCTGTTAAACTCGACCTATTTCCTGTTGAAGGAATCGGAACGTTGCAACATCTGGTTCTCCCTTCCGTTACTTTAGCTTTGCCATTAATAGCCTTGTATACTCGATTGTTACGTGCCAGTGTTCTTGAAAATTTACAGGAACCTTATATCCTTTTTGCTCGTACAAGAGGGATTCATGAAAAAGTGATTATGGGAAAACATGTATTGAGAATAGCCATATCTCCTATGATTACTGGACTAGGGATGAATTTAGGAAAGCTACTGACTGGAACCATTATTGTCGAAGCGGTCTTTTCCTGGCCAGGATTTGGTCGTTATTTTATTGAAGCTATTTTTAATCGGGATGTTCCTGTCATTCAATGCTATGTGCTTTTAGCAGCGGGACTATTCATTTTTAGCAACTTGATTGTTGACCTTATTCAAATGTGCATCGACCCACGCATCTCCAGAAAAGGAGGGCAACGTCAATGATAACAAGTCTTCGCATTATGATGAGAAGTCAGAAAGTGATTGTCCTTTGTTCGATAATATTGAGTTTCCTATTTATCATAACCATCTTGGCTCCTTGGATTGCACCTAATGATCCCATTGCTGTCAATTTAGCTAATAAACTACAGCCCTCTTCCTTTGAGTATCCATTGGGAACTGATCATTTAGGGAGATGCACGTTATCACGCATCTTATATGGAGCTCGCATTTCGTTAGGATTTGCCACATTAATCTTTATTTCATCTTTAGGCATCGGTTTGATTGTTGGAACCATTGCTGGTTATAAAGGTGGATGGGTGGACCAGGTGCTAATGAGACTTTGTGATGGTGTTATGGCATTTCCGAATCTTTTGCTCATTCTTGGACTTGTTGGTATATTGGGACCTGGCCTTAAACAGGTCATCTTAGCATTGATGCTTGTGCAATGGGTGTATTATGCGAGAATTTTCCGAGGAATGGTACTTAGTCTGAAAGAACAAAACTATATTGCGGCAGCTAAAATAAGCGGTTCTTCTCAATGGAAGATAATAAAGAAACATATTGTTCCAAATGTTCTCCCACCGCTAGCTGTTATGGGTACATTGGAAATGGGTTGGGCCATCATGGATATATCCGCCATGTCGTTTCTAGGTTTAGGTGTGCAACCCCCTACTCCAGAATGGGGAGCAATGATTCATGAGGGGAAATCGTATATCCGGACGAATCCAGAATTAATGCTATATCCAGGTTTGATGATTATGCTCGTTGTCGTCACCTTCAATTTATTAGGCGAAGCGCTATCAGAACGTTTTGGAGTCAAACGTCGTTAATAAAAAGGAATGAGAAGATTGAGAACAGAACGGTCGAATGTATTAAAAGTGAGCGATCTACATGTACAGGTACAAACAAAAGATGGTGCTTCCACCCTCGTTCAGGATATTAATTTTGAACTGGAAAAAGGGAAGGTACTGGGGCTTGTTGGGGAAAGTGGGAGTGGTAAAACCGTTACGAGTATGTCCATTCTGCAGCTTCTTGATCGGAAAACAACGACGATTGAAGGAAGCATTACCCTCCAAGGACGAGAATTGAATGGTTTAGACGATAAAGAAATACGTGAAATTCGTGGCAAGGATATTGCCTTCATTATGCAAAATCCGATGAATTCATTTACGCCTGTTTTTACAATCGGCAATCAATTTATCGAAACGATTAGGTCACATACCTCATTGAATAAAAAACAAGCAAAAGAGCTTGCCATCGATGCGATGCAGAATGTAAACCTGCCAGATCCCGCGAAACTATTAAAAAGCTATCCTTTTCAATTGAGTGGAGGTATGCTTCAACGCGTGATGATTGCGGTAGCAGCATGTTTAAATCCTTCCGTTATTATTGCTGATGAGCCGACAACTGCACTCGACGTTCATAACCAATTACAAGTACTTCGCCACTTGGATAAAATTCGTTCTGAATATGGAACATCCATTTTACTCATTTCTCATGATCTGGGAGTCATTTCTGAAATGGCAGATGATGTAGTCGTTATGCAACATGGCAGAATTGTAGAAACTGCAAATGTATTTGAATTATTTGATAATCCACAGCATGAGTATACAAAGAAACTGCTAAATGCCCGCCTTATCTTAAATCATGAAGAACCTATCACCCATATGTTGTGATATATAAATTGCATTCTTTTGAGGGGTGAACAAATGAGTTTATTACAAGTAAAAGCAGTAACTCATAGCTATAATTCTCATACTTTTTTAAAATGGAAAGACCATTCAAAAAAAGTACTCACTGACATTTCCCTCTCTATTGACGAAGGAACATGTTTAGGACTACTTGGGACGAGTGGAGCTGGAAAAAGCACATTAGGAAAAGTGATTCTTGGCTTAGAACGTCCACAGCAAGGACAAGTTCTGTTTCAAGGGCATGATATTTATACTGCTGACAAGCTTATTCGAAAAAAGATACGCCGAGATCTACAAGTCGTCTTTCAAGATTCGTATTCATCTGTCAATCCACGAATGACAGCCGAGCATATTATAGGCGAGCCATTAGAAAACTATGAAAAACTAACCGTAGCCGAACAAAAAAGAACCGTTATTGAGTTATTGGAAAGAGTAGGCCTGAGTGAGAAGGATTTGAAAAAATATCCCCACCAATTTAGCGGTGGACAATTGCAAAGAATTAATATTGCTAGAGCAATCTCTCTTAAGCCAAGGCTAATCGTCTTAGACGAATCCGTAAGTAGTCTGGATATGGTTAATCAAACTATAATTTTAGAATTATTAAGTGAGTTAAAAAAAGACTTCGGCTTATCTTATCTTTTTATTACACACGATATTAAAGCGGCCTATTCAATCGCTGATACTTTGGGTGTACTGGAAAAAGGAGAATTAATCGAGCTTTACGATTCTAAAAATCAGTTTTTTTCGTCAGAACATCCTGTCGTCAAACAGATGAGGGGCTCTATCCTTGCCGAGCATCCACGTTTTCGTTCTCTTCCAACGAGGATTAACAAGACCTAGTCTAGAATTTATATTTATTGATTGGAAGGCCTCGATTTCAGTTGAAAATCGAGGCTCTTGTTTGTAGAAATGGATTATATGTGCTGGAATTCAAAAGTAGTTGTGGATCATTTGAATAGCGTATACAACGTATTTTTCCTTCATGTTGCATGATAAAATGGTATAAAAGGGAGAAGTCGGAGTAGGTGTGAATACAGCTATATATTTCATTTCTATCATACTTTTCTTTTTGCTTCTGATATGATCAAGAGTAACAAAACAACTTTTAAACAGGAATCAATACAAATTGAGCAAAAGTAGCAGAAGAATTAGCATTACACTAACATGACGTACGTTAAACTAGGATATTCTACAAAGAACAATGAATATATTACAGATGATAAAGGAAGTCGATTACTGGATGTATAAAATCGGACTAGTCGGTCTAGAAACTTCTATAGAACAAATTTTAGTTTTGGCAGAAGAATATAAACATGAGTTGGAATTCATCTCATTGCCTTATGTAAAGACCGCAGAGGTGGATAATATTGTAAAAGAATATGATTCTCACGTACATGCATGGCTTTTTTCTGGTCCACTTCCCTATGAAATTGCAAAAAAAACACTAGGTACAGATAAAATAATGGTCCATGTTCCTGCTACGGAATCAGGTTTTTATAAATCCTTTTTAGAGTTGATCTACGAACAAGGGAAAATCATTGAGCATCTAAGTATCGACACTATGTCCTCAAATAATATTAGCGAAGAAGCTTTGTCACAGTTGAATATAAAAACCAAAAAGATTTATACGAAAGTGTTTGAGACAGATGC
It contains:
- the nikA gene encoding nickel ABC transporter substrate-binding protein, which produces MSKRRNSKQVLFISAIVLILSTLLLGCTNESKENSTSNKDSKDMLTFAWPRDIGEMNPHVYNPSQLFAQSMVYEPLVSYQDGGELKPHLAESWEISKDGKEYTFNLRQDVKFSDGTSFNAEIVKKNFDAILKNVDLHSWLGFIPKVDQTEVIDQNTFKLTLKEPYYPTIQELAVVRPVRFLGDAGFPKDGDTSKGVTKPVGTGPWILEEYKADEYAIFKRNENYWGELPKVKKIKVKIIPDAETRVLAFEKGDLDLIYGEGVISLDSFKQLETTGTYETSISEPVATRQLVMNTKKDQLSDIRVRQALQYGFNKKAMVEGVTSGLEEKADFILPTNFPYTSDIDVTAIDYNVEKAQALLDEAGWKLPKGKNVREKDGKPLEIELMYDSAESIQKAMAETLQSEWAALGVKLNIVGVELTVQIQRFKANEFELNFFSNYGAPYDPHTFVNIVGSEGFGFNEAISSYPNKDKLLKQIADVPRTTDEKERQELYSTILESLQDQGAIVPISYIKKIAVYQKDVSNFTFPANRDEHPFTGISIK
- the nikE gene encoding nickel import ATP-binding protein NikE, which codes for MSLLQVKAVTHSYNSHTFLKWKDHSKKVLTDISLSIDEGTCLGLLGTSGAGKSTLGKVILGLERPQQGQVLFQGHDIYTADKLIRKKIRRDLQVVFQDSYSSVNPRMTAEHIIGEPLENYEKLTVAEQKRTVIELLERVGLSEKDLKKYPHQFSGGQLQRINIARAISLKPRLIVLDESVSSLDMVNQTIILELLSELKKDFGLSYLFITHDIKAAYSIADTLGVLEKGELIELYDSKNQFFSSEHPVVKQMRGSILAEHPRFRSLPTRINKT
- the nikC gene encoding nickel ABC transporter permease subunit NikC, giving the protein MITSLRIMMRSQKVIVLCSIILSFLFIITILAPWIAPNDPIAVNLANKLQPSSFEYPLGTDHLGRCTLSRILYGARISLGFATLIFISSLGIGLIVGTIAGYKGGWVDQVLMRLCDGVMAFPNLLLILGLVGILGPGLKQVILALMLVQWVYYARIFRGMVLSLKEQNYIAAAKISGSSQWKIIKKHIVPNVLPPLAVMGTLEMGWAIMDISAMSFLGLGVQPPTPEWGAMIHEGKSYIRTNPELMLYPGLMIMLVVVTFNLLGEALSERFGVKRR
- the nikB gene encoding nickel ABC transporter permease subunit NikB → MGTYILKRIMAIIPIFLLATLLTFGMIHLSPVDPAEAYLSAAHIQSTDEILAQKRHEFGLDQPLHVQYVNSIIKICQFDFGISYVSNKPVWDEVTYRMPATIQLALGSIILAVLVSVPLGFLAGIKKNSGIDHFSRILSFFGASIPSFWLGYLLIFFFSVKLDLFPVEGIGTLQHLVLPSVTLALPLIALYTRLLRASVLENLQEPYILFARTRGIHEKVIMGKHVLRIAISPMITGLGMNLGKLLTGTIIVEAVFSWPGFGRYFIEAIFNRDVPVIQCYVLLAAGLFIFSNLIVDLIQMCIDPRISRKGGQRQ
- the nikD gene encoding nickel import ATP-binding protein NikD, which produces MRTERSNVLKVSDLHVQVQTKDGASTLVQDINFELEKGKVLGLVGESGSGKTVTSMSILQLLDRKTTTIEGSITLQGRELNGLDDKEIREIRGKDIAFIMQNPMNSFTPVFTIGNQFIETIRSHTSLNKKQAKELAIDAMQNVNLPDPAKLLKSYPFQLSGGMLQRVMIAVAACLNPSVIIADEPTTALDVHNQLQVLRHLDKIRSEYGTSILLISHDLGVISEMADDVVVMQHGRIVETANVFELFDNPQHEYTKKLLNARLILNHEEPITHML